In Dysgonomonadaceae bacterium PH5-43, the genomic stretch ATCTTGTAAAATATCGTAAATGTCTATTTTTATAGAGCCAGAATTAAAGCCTTTGCTGAATAATCGTTTTGTGATAGAAGCATTCCATATTGTTTCGGGAATATCATAACCTTCGGTATATCCTTTACGGGCAGTGTAAGTTATGTCGCTCTCTATGGTTATATTAAAAGGTAAATACCAAGTGGTGTATGCGTTTAGTCCGTAGTTGTAAGTGTCGCGATTATTCTCGGGGCGTACAGTATATGTTATATGATTATAATTAAAATTAGCTCTTAATCCTAAGTCAAATAAATCGGAACGAAAACTACCATTGGCACTTATTTGAGTAGAGAAATCGCCTTTTGTATTCTTTACAGTATTTGTGTTTCCAGCAACATAATTAGATACATAAGATTTTTGATCGCTGTAGTTAACGGAAACATTAGAGCCTAAAGAAAACTTCTTATTTCTTAAAGGAGAATTTATACCTCCCCTAAATCCCATATTCCAGTTGCCATTTATATTGTCGTATGTTGTTTCTCTAATACCGTCAGATCTTAATGTTTGTATAGATACGATGTCGTTTATAGAAAAACCTCCATTAAGACTAAGATTGTAATTAAGCTGTGTGTCTATTACGTATTTTTGAAAACGAGCATTAAGAGAGTTTCTGTATCCGGGTTTAAGATTAGGATTACCTGTAACCCAACTGTTAGGTCGAGAAGTGTCGGTGTAATCTCTAAGTTGACTTGCGGAAGGTTGGTTTGTTTGCCCTGAATAATCAATTCTTAAATTAGTACGCTGACTAAATAGGTAATTGAAGTTAACAGTAGGCGAGAAGTTAATTACATTTTGTTTAATAGAACTAATAACAGAGTCACCTATCATATTTGGTAATCTATTATAATAAGAATACCTTAGTGGATCTGAACTCGAAGACGGTTGATATGTTTCTGTGAGTGAGTTTGATGGATCGACATTGAATCCGATAGTATAATTAAACTTCTCTCTAATTGCTTTGAAACTTAAGCCAATGCGTTGAGTTGTTGAGTTACGTAAAGTACTTCTACTTTGGTCTAATACGAGAGATGCAATAGAGTCGGTTTCTATCATAGAAATCAATAACAAAGGATCGTGCCCATATAGGTTTTCATATAAATCGTAAGTACTGTTTACGTTTTCCGAATCGTTGTAAGATATTCTATAGAAAAATTGTAAGAAGTTATTTTTGCCTATAGGCTCTACGAAAGAGAGATTAGCTCTAAAACTTTTACTTGTATTATCGCTTTCGTCTCGTCTGTTTTGTATAGAGTCGTGTTGTATTGTGTATCTATATGTTTGATTGAAAGTGTTTTCGTAAGAGAAATTATCGTTATAACTTCCGTTTAAGCTTATAGTAAAAGTACGTCCTCTTTTGCTGTTAAACTTATGAGAATAATCTAAGTTAGCACCTAAGTTATAACCATCTCCTTTAACTTTAGAGTTTTCTTCTTCGGTTAAAATCATATCAGAAGTGTCGTAGTCTGAACGTTCCAAAGATTCTTCTTGATAACTTTTGTCTTTGTTGAACGAAAAGTTAGGACGGAAAATCAAAGTATTCATAGTGTCGGGTTTCCATTCTAATCTAAAGTTTGCAGCAACAGCATCTGAAATGTATTTATTAAGAGATGAACTTCTGTCTAATTGAGATATGGTTTCTGATAATGTTGCGCTTTCTGATTTGTTTTTAGAAAGACGATCTATACCAGTATATCTTACATCTCCGTTTACAGATAATGCTGTTGAGAACTCTTTATTCATATTTGCCATGATATTAGTAGTGGTTGTAATTCCTCCGCTACCTCTGCGAGTTCGCATTCCGCTCGACCTTTGAGCGCCTAAATCTTGAGCCCCCATATTGTTATTGTTGTTTTTGCCCACAATAACAGTATATCTGTCAAAATCTTGCATTTTATTCAAGAAGCCAGCCATTCTGTATCTGAAATCATTTTCGTTTGCAAGGTCGGCACCTGCACCAGCATAAGCATTACCCACAGTGCCTCTTTTCATACCAGGCTTAGTCGTAAGATTAATTATTGTTTCTTCCTCACCGTCATCAAATCCAGTTAAGCGAGCTGTTTCGGATTTTCTATCAATTACTTGTACCTTTTCAACCATTTCGGCAGGTAGATTTTTAGAAGCTACTTGAGCGTCGTCAGAGAAAAATTCTTTACCATCAACAAGTATCTTGGGAATGCTTTTCCCGTTTGCAGTTATTTTACCGTCTTTGTCTACTTCTACGCCAGGAAGCCTTTTAAGCAAGTCTTCGACAACAGCGTTTTCAGTTACCTTGAAGGATTCGGCATTAAACTCTATTGTGTCATTCTTCACTATCATTTCGGGAGTTTCGGCAACAATAACAGCTTCTCTAAGTCTTATTGCATCTATTTCGAGATATTGAGTGCCTAAGTTTTTGTTTGGTTGTTCGTTTGATAGTGTTACTTTCTGTAATGTAGTTTTATACCCCAAGTATGAAAACTTTAGAAGATAATTACCCGAAGCTAAGTTTTTGATAGAGTAAACTCCATTTTGATCTGTTGTTGCTCCTGTAATTACGGTGCTATCTTTTGGATTTAATAATCCAACCCCAACACCTATCAAAGGTTCTTTCTCATCTTTGTCAAATAATGTGCCCGATAACGAAATGTTTTTCTGTGCAACTACAGAAAAAGAACAAAGAAGGAGAATCAATAATATATTCCCGAAAATTTTCATACAATTATTTTTATTTAGTTAGTGAACTTGAAGTTCAGACAAAGGGAAGATGCAAAGGTTTAATGTATGAGCTTGTTTTTTAATATTTTAACAAAGAGAGGAGTGTTATGTTCGTGAATATTCAACAAATAGTTGTACTTTCGTACTCTAATTTTTATAGTTAATGAAAGATTTTATTAAAGTTTTAAGAAGGTATATTCCTCCGTATAAAAAATATTTGATAGCAAGTGTAATAATGAGCATACTATCAGCGGTGTTTTTTCTATCATCGTTTTATTTAATCATTCCAATTCTAAATTTATTATTTGAAATAGACAGTGATGTTGTATATGAATATGCTCCATTAACATTAGACAATATAACAAATATAGTGTCGGTGTTGAAAAATAATTTTTATTGGGCTATGTCTCAGCTTATGGAGACGTATGGGGGGACTAAAACCTTGTATATATTGGGGGCATTCCTCGTGGGAATGACGATAATTAGAACAGGAACTCTTTATTTTTCGTCGTATTTTATGATTCCTATTCGAACAGGGGTAGTGCGTGATATAAGAAATCAAATAAATGATAAAATAGTGTCGTTGCCACTTGCTTTCTTTTCGGAAGAGAGAAAAGGAGATATACTTGCTCGTATATCTGGCGATGTAAATGAAGTGGAGAGCTCTGTTATGAGTTCTTTGGATCTGTTGTTTAAGAATCCTGTTCTAATCTTTATTTATTTCGTATGTATGCTTTTTGTTAGTTGGCAGTTAACATTGTTTGTGCTCTTAGTATTGCCTATTGCTGGTTATATTATGGGGCAAATAGGGAAAAATCTTAAAAAGAAATCATTGTTAGGACAAGAGCAATGGGGAGGGCTTATGGCTCAGATAGAAGAAACCTTAAGTGGTTTGCGTATTATTAAAGCTTTTAACGCCGAAAATAAGATAAATAAACGATTTAGAGAGAGCAATAATACTTATAGAAATACAACAAAACGTATCTTTCGTAAACAGCAATTAGCACACCCTGTTAGCGAATTGTTAGGAACTTTTACTATCGCTATTGTTTTATGTTATGGCGGGTACTTGATTTTGAATAACGGCAGCTCTATGGAAGGAGCCACCTTTATTTATTACCTTACAATCTTCTATATGATAATAAATCCAGCTAAAGATTTGTCAAAGGCGGCTTATTCGATACAAAAAGGCTTGGCTTCTATGGATAGAATAGATAAAATACTTAATGCGGAAACAACGATAACAGACCCCAATAACCCTGTTGAAGTTTCTCTTAACGACAATATTTCGTACAATAATATATGGTTTAAGTATAGAGAAGAATGGGTTATAAAAGATGTATCTCTTAAAATTCCTAAGGGTAAAACTGTAGCGTTGGTTGGGCAGTCTGGTTCGGGTAAATCAACAATGGTAGATTTGCTTCCTCGCTTTTACGATGTGCAAAAAGGAAGTATAAGTATTGATGGTGTAAATATAAGAGATGCTAAAGTTAAAGATTTAAGAAACTTAATGGGTATAGTAAATCAAGAAGCCATACTGTTTAACGATACATTCTTCAATAATATTGCTTTTGGAATAAAAGATGCAAAGATGGAAGATGTAGTAGAGGCAGCAAAAGTAGCCAATGCTTACGAATTTATTATAGCAAGTGAAAATGGATTCGATACGAATATAGGAGATAGAGGCTGTAAACTTTCTGGCGGACAAAGACAACGTATAAGTATAGCTCGTGCTGTGTTGAAAAATCCTCCAATATTAATATTAGATGAAGCAACATCGGCCTTAGATACCGAATCGGAACGCTTAGTGCAAGATGCTTTAGAAAAACTTACAACTAATAGAACAACCATAATGGTGGCTCACCGCTTATCTACAATAAAAAATGCAGACCTTATATGTGTTATGCACGAAGGTAGAATTGTAGAATCAGGCACTCATAATGAGTTGATTTCTAAGAATGGATATTATACTAAACTTTGCGAAATGCAATCTTTTTGATGTGAGATTAAAAATTATTCAAAAAATGTTTGCAGTAAAAGAAAAAATATTTACCTTTGCATCGCAAAACAAAAAAGCCAAACGCGAAAGTAGCTCAGTTGGTAGAGCATAACCTTGCCAAGGTTAGGGTCGCGGGTTCGAGTCCCGTCTTTCGCTCAAAGTTCCTGAAACATAAAAATATGGTCTGCTCGGATGGTGGAATGGTAGACACGCAAGACTTAAAATCTTGTGACCATTACGGTTGTGCGGGTTCAAGTCCCGCTCCGAGTACGGAGAAAGACTCTAATTGCTAATTTTATAAGCGATTAGAGTTTTTTCTTTTTATGATTTGCGCTACATTTGCACTATGCTCAACTTAACTTTCTTAAATTAAATTTATTCTCTATTTTATTAACGTTTGGCGAAACCAAAAGAAACTTCTATCTTTGCATCTGTTAAAGTGTTAAAAACTTTAGCATATATAAATGTGATTAAAACAACATAAACATATACAATAGGTTATGAAAAAAATTATAACTATAATTATTTTCTTTGTATTTATAAATATAAATACTTTTGCTCAATTTACTTCTCTATCAGGAGCTGTAAATATAGGAACACATCAAGGAATGCAATTGTATTCAGCTCCGCAGGGGTCTAAGATTACTTATAATGGACGCTTCCAAAGTTTAGAAGTGAATTCTAAGTATTTATACAATAAAGGAAAGAAAGGAGCGTATGCAAGTAAAAAAGAAATTGTTGTAAATGATAACAACAATTTTCAAAAAGCAGGAACATATAATACAATTCGCACTGGAGCTAACATAGGCTATTCGTCATTCAAGAGTAATACTATCTGTGTTTTTGTATCATCGCCTTTATTTATGACTCAGTGCGCTAACAAAAGTAATGAAATACATATAGGTGCAAAAGACCCAATCAAATGGGAGCGTAGTTTGGACGGGGGATTGTCTTGGAGCGATATTCAATGTAATGCTCGAAGTTTTGTTGAGGAAAATCCACGACCAGGAACATATCTATACCGAGTGTTAAATAGTGACGGTACATATTCAGAGATATGTAAAGTTATCTACACAAATGCTGTGCCTGAAACAATAAATACATTACCTACAGTAAATACAAAAATGGTTGATGAAAGTGTTGTCTTTACGTTAGGATTGACGGACGATCATTACACTTATCAATGGTATAAAGATAATACAGCAATTGAAGGAGCTACTGCGAACACATATTCTATTGACTTAATTAAAACTATTCACGAAGGTTCTTATTATTGTGCGGTTGGGAATGGTTATAATTCTGTTAATTCAAAACCATCTTCACTTGTAGTGAACAAATGTCCTCAAATAATTACTATTGATGAAATTCCTGTAAAAGATTATGGTCAGGGGGACTTTTATTTGCCAAAAACAACAAATAAGGGTCTAATAATCACTTATCAAAGTACTAACACGAATGTAGCAGAGATAGAAGATAACAAAGTGCGAATTAAAAATCCAGGTTCAACTACTATTATTGCATCTCAGGTTGGTAATGATGAATATTTATTAGCTTCAACGGTTGAGAGAAAACTAACTGTTAATAAACAAAATCAGGTTATTATATTCGGAGGAATTCCAACTAAAACATACGGAGATGCTAATATTATTTTGCCAGCAACATCAGATAAAGGATTGGCTATTTCATATCAAAGTACCAATATGCAGGTTGCAACGGTTGATGGTAATGTGTTAACTATTGTCGGAGCAGGAGAAACTAATATTGTTGCTACTCAGTCGGGCGATGATTGTTGCTATGCAGCAACTCCTGTTATTCAAACATTGACAGTAAACAAATCAATGCAAAATATAACTTTCCCTAATTTTGAAGCTAAAACTTATGGCGATGCTGATATAGTATTAAATCAATACAGTGACGCAGGATTAGAAATTATTTATGCAAGTAATGATAATAATATAGCTCAAATAGAAGGTAATGCTGTTAAATTGAAAAATGCAGGAGCGGTGCAGATAACCGCACAGCAAGTAGGGGATAAAAACTATTTAGGAGCAACGTCAATAACAAGAACTTTGATTATACAAAAAGCAAATCAATCTATTGCCTTGGATAAAATAGAGCCAAAAACATACGGCGATGCTGATTTTTATCTTAATGCAATAGCAAATAACGGACTCCCAATTGAATATGTTTCTGCGAATGAAAATGTAGTTAAGGTAATAGGTAATAAGGTTCAAATAACAGGAGCTGGCAATACTACTATTACAGCGCAACAAATAGGCAATAGTAATTATAATCCAACGCAAGCTGTATCATTGCCAATTACCATATCTAAAGCTATACAAACAATTAGTTTTAATCAATTGGAAGAAAAAACTTATGGCGATGTGGATTTTACATTGCAGGCTACCAATAGTTCGGGTTTGCCAATAATATATACAAGTTCTAATCCAGAGGTTGCTGAAGTTACAAATAATGTAGTTACTATTAAAAAAGCAGGTAGCACTACAATTACTGCATCTGCATTAGGGAATGATAATTATTATAAAGCTGAGCCTCAAGGACGATTATTGAAAATAAATAAAGCAAAATGACAATCAATGGTATTAAGGATTGATGAGTGAATACGAGATAAAATCAATCATGTCAAAATATGGAAAATACGACTTAAAATCCATAAACTATCAACGTTTCAAAGCAGATAAAGAAAAAAATCGGAATCACAAAGCCAATTCAACAACTGAATACTTACACATTTTGGAAAAATGGTAATGTTGAATCTGATTGCTATTTAGACATCTAACTGTATTGACTTTCACCCTACCCCTCGAAAGCCAAAGGCAACAAATCATTTATCGAGTTAATAACGAAGACTTCCTTTTCTCCGTATAAGTAAAGTTTTATGTTATGCTTAAATCTGTTTTGAGTTTCCAGAATTACCTGTCGGCACGCTCCACAAGGAGTTATAGCCTTTTCGGTGAACTTATTAAAAGAATACGCTGCTATTGCAATTGCATCAACTTCTTCGTTGGGATATTGCGAATTGGCATAGAATAAAACCACACGTTCAGCACATAATCCAGAAGGGTAAGCTATGTTTTCTTGATTGTTGCCATCTACTATTGTGCCGCCAGATAAACGCACTGCTGCTCCGACTTTGAACTTAGAATAAGGCGAGTAAGATTTTAATGCTGCCTTTTTTGCAACATCAATCAATATTTTTTCATCAGAATTTAGCTCTTCGTAAGAACAAACTCTTATCTTTGTGCTGATATTGATTTCTTTCATATCTTTATAAATAAAAGCAAATTTAATCTATTCGTCGAATATATGAAAGCGAAGGCCATTATTCTTTTTATTTTTTCTTTATTAATAGCTTCTACTGCTAATGTTGAAGCTCAAAGATTAGCTAAAGCTAATCTTGATTACATAGATAAATATAGCGATTTAGCTATCAAGCACATGGATAAATATAAAATTCCGGCAAGCATTACTTTGGCGCAAGGAATTTTAGAGTCGGGAGCGGGTAGGAGTGCCTTTGTAAAAGAGACAAACAATCACTTTGGTATAAAATGCCATACCGACTGGAAAGGCAATCGTGTCTATAAAGCAGATGATGGTCCGAACGATTGTTTTAGAAGCTACAAAAAAGCAGAAGATTCTTTCGATGACCATTCTAAATTTATTGCTGAACGTGCTCGCTATTCCGAACTTTTTAAACTAAAAATAAGTGACTATAAAGGCTGGGCTCGTGGTTTGCAAAAATGTGGATATGCTACAGATAAAGCTTATGCAAATAAACTTATTAAACTAATAGAAGATTACGAACTATATAAATACGATAAAAAGGGGAAAAAGGATAATGACAAAAAAGACGTTACTGCTTATCCTTTGAAACGCCAACCATATACCGACCACGGATTACTGTATGTGATTGGAGAAGAAAACGATAGTTATGAACGCATAGCTAAAGAAATGAATTTTAAGGTTAAAGATCTAATAAAGTTCAACGAAGTTCCCAATGGTTTCCCTGTTAGCAAGGGAGATATTATATACTTGCAAAAGAAAAATAAACAAGCTCAGAAGCCTTACTATGAACATATTGTGCAAGTAGGAGAATCTATGTATAGTATCTCTCAAAGATATGGAGTTCAGGTAGAGCGTCTTTATAAAATGAACAAGAAAGATGGAGAATATATTCCTGTCGAAGGTGATGTGTTAAAGTTAAGATAATTATGTTCGACTTGATAACAATACTTGGGCCTACAGCCTCGGGCAAAACTCCTTTCGCGGCAGCTTTAGCTAATAGGCTTGATGCGGAAATAATAAGTGCCGACTCAAGGCAGGTTTATAGAGGTATGACTATAGGGACTGGAAAAGACATAAAAGACTATACAGTCGGAGATAAACAAATTCCCTACCACCTAATAGATATATGTGAGCCTGGGGAGAAATATAATGTTTTTAGATTCCAACACGATTTTCATCAATGTTTTAAAGAGATAACCGAGAAAGGGAAAAAGCCAATACTGTGTGGAGGTACAGGTTTGTATATTGAATCGGTGCTTAGAGGCTATAAGTTATTAGATGTTCCTGAAAATATTGAGTTAAGACAAAAACTTAAAGACAAAACTCTCGAAGAGCTCGAAGCTATTCTTAAAACGTACAAACAACTTCATAATAAAACAGATGTAGATTCGGCACAAAGGGCTATTCGTGCAATAGAAATAGAGGAATATTATACTACCCAGGCTCCCGAACAACGAGATTATCCTCCTGTAAACAGTTTAGTTATAGGTATAGATATAAATAGAGAATTGAGAAGGTCTAAAATAACTAAACGATTAAAAAGTCGCTTAGACGAAGGTATGATAGATGAGGTAAAAACACTGCTTGACAATGGTCTTTCGCCCGACGATTTGATTTACTATGGATTAGAATATAAGTATCTTACATTATACGTTACGAAACAGATCTCATATAAAGAAATGTATGAGAAATTAGAGATAGCAATACATCAATTTGCTAAAAGACAGATGACTTGGTTCAGAGGAATGGAAACAAGAGGGACAAAAATAAATTGGATAAATGCCGAACTTTCGTTAGAGGAGAAGCTTAACCAAGTCGACTTACTTTTCTAAGGCGTTCTTCATCAATAACCTTAATCTTTTTTCCGTCAAGTACAATAATCTTTTCGTCTACGAAATTGCCTAAAGTGCGGATAGCATTAGAAACCGTCATATTTGATAAACTTGCAATATCTTCGCGAGCTAAATAAACATTAATTGTTTTGTCGTCTTCTAATCCATAACTATCTATGAGAAATACAAGAGCTTCGGCTAATCTACCTCTAATATGTTTTTGTGTTAGATTAACAGTGCGCTCGTCAGCTATACCCAAATCTGCAGATAAACGTCTGATGAAATACATACAGATTGCATAGTTATTCTTCATAATGTCGGTAAGCACTGTCATAGGTATAAGACATACGGTAGAAAGCTCAAAGGCGGCAGCATCTGTTAAATAATTTTCTCCAGCAAAGTAAGCTCTATAAGCAAAATATTGAATAGGGCGTATCATTCTGATAATCTGATTTCTGCCACAAACCCCCTCTTTGTATATTTTTACTTTACCTTTCAAAAGACACATTAAATGAGTTGGTTGTTCTCCCTCTGCATATATTTGCTGATTCCTTTTGTAATGAAGAATCGTTGCATTTTCTCTGAGTAACTCCCTTTCCTGCTCATTCAACAGTCGCCACACGTCGCTTAAACTGGTTGAAAAATCTATTATTTCGTCTTCTTTAATGCTCATTTATGCTGTAAAACATTATTATATAGCGCAAAATTAGTAAAAGTTTTGATTAGTTTATATGAAAAGCCTTAAAACTATTCGCCTCTATAGGTTGCTTTGTACTAAAATTTATTGCAATCTGCTTATCTTTTCTTTTTCCTTTCTTTTTCCTTTCTTTACCTTTGTAAGAAAATACATAATATGGGTAGATACAAATTAGGAAAATATAAAGCAACCGACTCAATGAGTCATCTTGTTAGCGAAAGTTATTTTGCTCTTTTAGTTATGAGTCGCTTCGGGATAACTATGGGGTTTAAAGATAAAAGCATAGCGGAAGTGTGTGCTGATTATTCTGTTGATACAAACACATTTTTGGCAGTTGTGAACTTAATGCGAAACCATAATAATATATCTTATTCCGATACTAACGTGTCGATAGAGTCTTTAATGGATTATCTTCAGAGTTCGCATAGCTATTTTTTGAAATATCGTTTGCCTGAGATAAGAACTAAATTGGCAAATGGTCTAAACAAAGATCAAATAGAACTTAATGAAGCAGTGCTTAGTTACTTTGATAAATTTGTGGCAGAAGTAAAAAAGCATATGCTTTATGAAAACAAAAAAATATTCCCCTATGTAAAGGCATTGATTAATAATGATAATCAAGTAAAACCTTCTCTGCTTTTTAATAAACAACACGAACAGATAGAGAATACACTTTCTGAGTTTAAGGAGATTTTCATAAAATATTATCCTGCTAAAAACTCA encodes the following:
- a CDS encoding CRP-like cAMP-binding protein (product_source=COG0664; cath_funfam=1.10.10.10,2.60.120.10; cog=COG0664; ko=KO:K21556; pfam=PF00027,PF13545; smart=SM00100,SM00419; superfamily=46785,51206) → MSIKEDEIIDFSTSLSDVWRLLNEQERELLRENATILHYKRNQQIYAEGEQPTHLMCLLKGKVKIYKEGVCGRNQIIRMIRPIQYFAYRAYFAGENYLTDAAAFELSTVCLIPMTVLTDIMKNNYAICMYFIRRLSADLGIADERTVNLTQKHIRGRLAEALVFLIDSYGLEDDKTINVYLAREDIASLSNMTVSNAIRTLGNFVDEKIIVLDGKKIKVIDEERLRKVSRLG
- a CDS encoding regulator of cell morphogenesis and NO signaling (product_source=KO:K07322; cath_funfam=1.20.120.520; cog=COG2846; ko=KO:K07322; pfam=PF01814; superfamily=143422,47266) encodes the protein MGRYKLGKYKATDSMSHLVSESYFALLVMSRFGITMGFKDKSIAEVCADYSVDTNTFLAVVNLMRNHNNISYSDTNVSIESLMDYLQSSHSYFLKYRLPEIRTKLANGLNKDQIELNEAVLSYFDKFVAEVKKHMLYENKKIFPYVKALINNDNQVKPSLLFNKQHEQIENTLSEFKEIFIKYYPAKNSNEINSVLFDIFSCEKDLASHNAVEDTLFMPIIEQLEQNRTNKL